The Sulfurimonas sp. HSL3-2 genome segment CAGGCAGGTATGGCCGATGCTCTTTTTAATGACTTCCTGCAACGCGTCGATGCTTCAAAAACGGTACAAAGAGAGGGGTTTTATCCCGCTGTCGCTATCCATTCACCATACTCGGTCCATCCTATCCTTATAAAAAAAGCTCTTCAGATCGTAAAAAACGAGAAATTAAAACTTAGTGCCCACTTTTTAGAAAGCAAAGCTGAACAGGAGTGGCTGGAAAAGAACGAAGGTGACTTTAAAGAGTTCTTTGTAAATTTTTTAAAACAGGACAAAGCCGTAACGGATGTCAAAGAGTTTTTAGGCCACTTTAAAGATGTACCTACCTTGATGACCCATGTCGTTCAAGCAACAGAAAAAGAGCTTCAAGAGCTTGCATACTCAAAACATACCGTTGTTCACTGTCCTATCTCTAACCGCCTGCTAGGAAACGGTGCTATCAGTCTTGATGATCTGGACAGACACAATATCAGATGGATCTGTGCAACGGACGGTCTTAGTTCAAACTACACGCTTAATCTTTTTGAAGAGATGAAGATAGCTCTTTTTATGCACCACGGAGCCGACCTGCTGCCGCTTGCAAAAAGACTTATCAAAAGCGTTACTAAAGACGCTGCAGATGCACTTGGACTCAACACCGGAGAGATACAAGAGGGGAAAAATGCCGATATGCTTGTACTGGAACTTACATCCGAGCCAAATGAACAGCTTCCGCTTCATTTGCTCTTACATGGATATAATATATCAAAAATATATATTAACGGAAACCAGAAAAAAGGAGAATAGATGGAAGGTATGAAAAAACTTTTTTTACCCATAACTGCGACAGTCGGTTTTATTCAAAACCACTTTAAAGCGATGGTTTTTATACTTATCGTGGTTTTAATCTTTATGCCAAGAGACGACTCATCCTTAGTACCGCACAACCTTGAGAAAATATCTCTTGTCGGTCCTATCATGGATGTGAACGAGGTCGTTCAAAAGATCGAAAATGCGCGTCAAAACGATAGAGTAAAGGGTGTATTGCTTGTCGTTAATTCTCCCGGAGGTGCTGTCGCGCCATCTGTTGAAGTAGCATATGCGATAAAAAGACTCAGACAGAAAAAACCTGTCGTCGTCTATGCCAGCGGGACAATTGCGAGCGGCAGCTACTACTCCTCTATCTGGGCAAACGAGATAGTTGCAAATCCCGGCAGTATGGTCGGCAGCATCGGTGTCATCATGCATGGAGCAGACTTAAGCGAAGTGATGCAGAAGATCGGAATCAAATCGCAAGTCATAGCCGCCGGAAAATACAAACAGCTCGGAACTGCGGACAGAGAGTGGACGGAGTATGAAAAAGCGGAATTAAACAAAGTGATCCAAGACACTTACAATATGTTCGTGACAGATGTCGCCAATGCAAGAGGCTTACGGGTAGAAGATGCACCCTACTTTGCCAATGCACATATATTTACGGCTCATCAGGCAAAAGATGTCGGGTTAGTGGATAAAGTCGGTGTTAGTTTTGATGCACAAGAGGATCTTATAAGACTCTCGGGTGTCAAAAATCCTATCTGGAACAAAGAGGACCCGATGGAAAAACTGTTCAAAAAACTCTCAGCGCAGACTGCAGTCACACTAAATACATACTTTCCTGCACTTAGTCTTCAATAACTATACATGTAAGATTCTTTCTTACATGTAATGCCGGATATCCTCTACTAAAACTCTTTTATCCCGATGACCTTTGAAGTCACTTTTAACCTCTCGTTCATAAGATCAAAACTCTCATCTACATGTAACTCTTCCAAAGAGGTGACCTTGCCGTCTTTACTTATCTGTGCAAAGCCTGATACGACTCTTTTTTTCGGATCGTTTGAAAGCAGGTTTTCTTTTAAAGAGTTCAGTCTGTTCTGTTTTTGGGAAAGTATGGTCTGCATCTGATGGGACAGCCTTACATGTAAAGGTTCCAGGTCTCTTCGTAAATTTTGAAGCTTAAACTCTATGGTCTGATTAAATCTCTCTCCCAGTTGAGTGACCTCCGCTTTTTTCTGTCTTATGCGCTCTTCAATAGAGTTTTGCTCATAAAGCTTTTTGATATGTGAAAGTGCCTGAGAAAAATTATATATTTTTGAATCAATAAGATTATGATAGCTTCCTGCTATATTATCAATGTATTGATAGAGTTCAT includes the following:
- a CDS encoding metal-dependent hydrolase, which codes for MKIINPNYIYTAEKLLENQAVAFDNKIEKIAPLTELQELYKDAEIIELGKNSLLMPGLINAHVHLEFSANKETLEYGDFLKWLYSVITNREELINSCDSACMKKAVDMMLESGITTYGAISSHGMDLDVAASSPQNVVFFNELIGSQAGMADALFNDFLQRVDASKTVQREGFYPAVAIHSPYSVHPILIKKALQIVKNEKLKLSAHFLESKAEQEWLEKNEGDFKEFFVNFLKQDKAVTDVKEFLGHFKDVPTLMTHVVQATEKELQELAYSKHTVVHCPISNRLLGNGAISLDDLDRHNIRWICATDGLSSNYTLNLFEEMKIALFMHHGADLLPLAKRLIKSVTKDAADALGLNTGEIQEGKNADMLVLELTSEPNEQLPLHLLLHGYNISKIYINGNQKKGE
- the sppA gene encoding signal peptide peptidase SppA → MEGMKKLFLPITATVGFIQNHFKAMVFILIVVLIFMPRDDSSLVPHNLEKISLVGPIMDVNEVVQKIENARQNDRVKGVLLVVNSPGGAVAPSVEVAYAIKRLRQKKPVVVYASGTIASGSYYSSIWANEIVANPGSMVGSIGVIMHGADLSEVMQKIGIKSQVIAAGKYKQLGTADREWTEYEKAELNKVIQDTYNMFVTDVANARGLRVEDAPYFANAHIFTAHQAKDVGLVDKVGVSFDAQEDLIRLSGVKNPIWNKEDPMEKLFKKLSAQTAVTLNTYFPALSLQ